The Deinococcus aerolatus DNA window GACGCTCGAAGCGCAGGGTCTGCAGTTGCTGAACGGCAACCGGCTGACAGAGGCGCTCGCGGCGTTTCAGGCCGCGCTGCCGCTGCGGCTGGCCCGTCTGGGCGCTGACGCGGCCGAGACCGCCGCACTCCTCGGTCATCTGGGCGAAACGCAGTACCACCTCGGTCAGACCGCCATGGCCCTCGTGACCTTCCAGCAGATCCTTGCCGCCGTGGAAGGCCGGGAAGGCGGGGGCACACCTGCAGCCGCCGTGGCCCTGGCCAGCGTGGGTTTGTTGCAGCTGGAGCTGGAGCAGTGGGCCGGGGCCCGGACGACCCTCACCACCGCCCTCGCCCATCTGGACGCGTTGAATCCCACGGGCACAGTCGATACCGGCGTGGTGCTGTTCGGGCTGGGTCGTCTGGCCGTCCGACAGGGCGATGATGTCGGGGCGCTGGGTTTCCTGCGGCGGGCCCTGCCGCTGTATGAAGCGGCCCTCGGCCCAGACGCGCCGGAAATAGCCGCTGTGCAGGAGACGCTGGGATTCACCGAACTGCGTCAGCAGCTCATCCTTCCGGCCCGCCAGCACCTGGGTGAGGCGCTGGCGACCGTCCAGCGCCGCTACGGTCAGGACGCGCCGGCCGTCGGCCGCCTCGCCGGCGCCCTGGCCCTGGCCTACACCGACGCTCCGCCAGGCCTTCAGGACCACGGCAGGGCGATGACCTACCACCGGCTGTTTGCCCAGGCCTTCTTCGCGGCGCAGCTGGCGGCCTTTCGCAATCTCGACAGCGCCGCGAAGGTGCAGTTCAACGCCCTGGCCCGTGACCAGTTCACGCGTTACTTCGAGGCGGTTTTCATCGAGCGCATGGTGGACGAGGCGGGAAGTCGCCCGGTGGTCCGCGCCGCTTTCGAGAGCTGGCTCACGTTCAAGGGCTCGGCCTCCGCCCTGGAAAATGGCCTCTCGGCCCTGCTGTCGCGGTCCGATCCTGCGCTGCGTGCCCGGATCCGCAGCTACCTCGATCTGCGCGGCGAACTGGCCACCCTGTCCACGGCGCCGCCCCTCACGGTGCAGGACGCTGCGCGCACGGCGGTCCGGCTGGCCGAGCTGCGTGCGCGGCTTACGGCGCTGGAACAGTCGCTCTCGGGCGAACTCGGCCGCTTCCAGGACGTCTTGCTGGCGGGCCGCATCACGCTCGACCAGTTGCAGGGTGTCCTGCGGCGCGGCGAGGTCTATCTGGACTACGTCTGGACGGATACCAATGTGTTCGCCTATGCCTACACCTGGGATGGGCGCTTCGAGGTGCAGTGGCTGCCGCTAATGGGGAAGGTGGCGGCCACCTACGAGGCGCTGCGGCGCGGCGCCGAGGCTGGCCTGAGCGAGGACGCGCTGCGCCCCCAGGCCACCTTCCTGTACGACATGCTGATCCGGCCCCTGTCCAGCACGTTCCAGGGGGCCACGTCCCTGATCGTGTCTCCGGACGGGCCACTCAACTTCTTGCCATTCGAACTGCTCTCGGATGGGCGGCACTCCCTGCTGGAGCGCTTTGCGCTGCGTTACGTCCCCAGCGGACGTGACCTGTTGAGGCTGCGCCGCCGGCCCGCTGTGGCCCCGACCAGCCCGGCCGCAGTGTTCGGCAACCCCGCGTACTGGGCGGTGCCCCAAGCCCAGACACCGCCGCCCCCAGAGACCACCGGACGTGGGGCGGTCTCTGGAGGTGGTGACCCAGCCGGCGAGACCGCCGCAACCCTCTCTGAGGTGTTGCGCGGCACGGTTTTCGCGGCGCTGCCAGGGACCGGGACCGAGGCGCA harbors:
- a CDS encoding CHAT domain-containing protein, which encodes MFPLHKATCTGSGHGSNTGRAAQQEGTWWRWRRPRPAAVPRLASFCGHLVTALLCMGPWSAAGAATPAAPVQVSPVTASDVTLEAQGLQLLNGNRLTEALAAFQAALPLRLARLGADAAETAALLGHLGETQYHLGQTAMALVTFQQILAAVEGREGGGTPAAAVALASVGLLQLELEQWAGARTTLTTALAHLDALNPTGTVDTGVVLFGLGRLAVRQGDDVGALGFLRRALPLYEAALGPDAPEIAAVQETLGFTELRQQLILPARQHLGEALATVQRRYGQDAPAVGRLAGALALAYTDAPPGLQDHGRAMTYHRLFAQAFFAAQLAAFRNLDSAAKVQFNALARDQFTRYFEAVFIERMVDEAGSRPVVRAAFESWLTFKGSASALENGLSALLSRSDPALRARIRSYLDLRGELATLSTAPPLTVQDAARTAVRLAELRARLTALEQSLSGELGRFQDVLLAGRITLDQLQGVLRRGEVYLDYVWTDTNVFAYAYTWDGRFEVQWLPLMGKVAATYEALRRGAEAGLSEDALRPQATFLYDMLIRPLSSTFQGATSLIVSPDGPLNFLPFELLSDGRHSLLERFALRYVPSGRDLLRLRRRPAVAPTSPAAVFGNPAYWAVPQAQTPPPPETTGRGAVSGGGDPAGETAATLSEVLRGTVFAALPGTGTEAQTVSALLGNDTRVFLGADASDLQLFGLSSPRVLHIGTHGFFLQQAWERRALPNPMLRAGLALAGAQTAVSEGSGEGLLTGLQLAGLHLDGTDLVVLSACETGLGDAVAGEGVAGLNQAFLTAGAQRIVLSQWKVPDTQTAELMAAFYARYTRGTEAAEALRQAKLTMKRRGLPPRDWAAFLLSGG